Proteins encoded in a region of the Cardiocondyla obscurior isolate alpha-2009 linkage group LG18, Cobs3.1, whole genome shotgun sequence genome:
- the LOC139109642 gene encoding reticulocalbin-2 has protein sequence MAGQRLVSLLFVIVLATMLPALGSDAASAHIHMHQHNKADSNERMEDGAFSPRDAVHYTEGEHHQEFDHEAILGSVKEAEEFDKLPIEESKRRLGILLTKMDLNNDQYIERNELKAWILRSFSMLSAEESKDRLDDADTNEDGKVTWDEVLLDTYGNDPEDLALDEKLLEDDKQTFDAADLNKDGYLDAEEFKAYTHPEETPRMFPLLLKQALADKDINGDGHIDFQEFIGDRAKSKDKDWLLAEKEKFDYEHDKNGDGRLDSDEILSWLVPSNEDIANDEVDHLFAGSDDDHDNRLSFDEILEHHDTFVGSEATDYGDHLQEIDRFNDEL, from the exons ATGGCTGGTCAACGGCTCGTCTCTCTGCTGTTCGTTATTGTCCTTGCCACAATGCTGCCAGCCTTGGGCAGCGACGCCGCCTCGGCACACATCCACATGCATCAACACAACAAAGCTGACAGCAACGAGAGGATGGAGGACGGTGCTTTCAGCCCTCGCGACGCCGTTCACTACACGGAGGGCGAGCATCACCAAGAGTTTGATCACGAAGCTATTCTAG GAAGCGTGAAGGAAGCAGAAGAGTTCGACAAACTTCCAATAGAAGAATCAAAAAGGAGATTAGGAATTCTATTGACCAAAATGGATCTAAATAATGATCAGTACATAGAGAGAAATGAGCTGAAAGCTTGGATCTTACGATCATTTAG CATGCTATCAGCAGAGGAATCTAAGGATCGTTTAGATGATGCTGATACAAATGAAGATGGTAAAGTGACTTGGGATGAAGTGTTACTAGACACTTATGGAAATGATCCAGAAGATCTAGCTCTTGACGAAAAGTTGCTTGAAGATGATAAACAGACATTTGATGCTGccgatttaaataaagatgGTTATTTAGATGCAGAGGAGTTCAAAGCTTATACACATCCTGAGGAAACACCTCGAATGTTTCCACTCTTGTTAAAACAAGCTTTGGCcgataaagatataaatgGAGATGGACACATTGATTTTCAGGAATTTATTGGCGATAGAGCCAAATCAAAAGATAAGGATTGGTTGTTggcagagaaagaaaaatttgactATGAACATGATAAGAATGGTGATGGCAGACTCGATTCAGATGAAATTCTTTCTTGGCTTGTACCAAGTAATGA agaTATAGCTAACGACGAAGTGGATCATTTGTTTGCGGGTTCGGATGATGATCACGATAATAGATTATCCTTTGACGAAATCTTGGAACATCATGATACTTTCGTAGGTAGTGAAGCAACAGACTACGGCGATCATTTACAAGAAATTGATCGTTTTAACGACGAGCTCTGA